From the genome of Leptolyngbyaceae cyanobacterium, one region includes:
- a CDS encoding NUDIX hydrolase: MTYRNPTPTVDIIIELIDRPHRPIVLIERQNTPLGWAIPGGFVDYGESVETAARREALEEISLEVDLIEQFHVYSDPNRDPRQHTMSVVFIATATGEPNAGDDAKGIGVFESWRVPPNLCFDHDRILQDYWRYRHYGIRPGL; the protein is encoded by the coding sequence GTGACTTACCGAAATCCTACTCCTACAGTCGATATCATCATTGAATTAATCGATCGTCCGCATCGACCGATAGTTTTAATTGAACGTCAGAATACACCCCTCGGTTGGGCTATTCCTGGCGGTTTCGTGGATTATGGAGAATCCGTGGAAACGGCAGCACGACGGGAAGCCCTGGAGGAAATTAGCTTAGAAGTAGATTTAATCGAACAGTTTCACGTTTATTCAGACCCGAATCGCGACCCCCGCCAGCATACGATGAGCGTGGTGTTTATCGCTACAGCTACCGGGGAACCGAACGCGGGGGATGATGCCAAGGGAATCGGCGTGTTTGAATCTTGGCGAGTTCCCCCCAATCTTTGTTTCGATCACGACAGGATTTTGCAAGATTATTGGCGTTATCGTCATTATGGGATACGCCCTGGTTTGTGA